From Malacoplasma iowae:
TTGGTTTAAGTTTACTTAATGGGCAATTATATCAAGATGGATTTGTTTATACATTTCATAATTCTTACTTGTATTTATTACCATTTATTGTCATATTAATATCATCATTTGTATTTCATTTTATTGATAAAAAACCTTATTCAATTTGATTTATATATTTTATGTTTGCTTTAGAAATAATTTATTTTGTTGTTTGGTCTATATTTGCTAATAACATAAAACTATATATTGGAAACACAAACAACATTAATCCTGTTGCAATTTTAACAATTATTTTGGTAACAATATTTATAAGTTTTCACTTAACTATTTTTAATCAGGATAAAAATGTAATTTATGCAAATGTAGTTTCAATGGGTGATATTATAAATGCATCAAGATCTTTGCATGATTTTTTTGTTACTAAAAATAAGAATCAACTATTAGTTTTTTTTAAATATATGTTTATTATTATTTTATTTGTAATAGCAATATTATTTTCCTATTTACTTGATAGATTTTTAAATTTTAAAACATTATATTTGATTCCACTTTTCATACTTTTAAATTTAATTATTCTTTGGATTAATCATTTTAAAACAACAAGATATTATATTGAACTTTAATATAATTATTTTTTTATTTATTGATAATAATTTTTGTTAAATTACAAATCACAACAAATATTAAGACAATGTTTTAATATTCTTTTTTTTTAATGTTCTACTTTGCAATTTGTAATTTTAAATTTCTGAATAAAAAAATAGTGCTTCAACACTATTAATTTAATAAAGTATATTTAGCTTTTTTTCGATTTGAATTCTTCTATATTAGATTTGATTTCTGTTTTGAATTCTACCATATCTGATTTGATTTCTGATTTGAATGATTCCATATCTGATTTGATTTCTGTTTTAAATTCTTCCATATCAGATTTTATTTCTAATTTAAATTCTTCCATTTCAGATTTCATCTCAGATTTAAATGATTCCATTTCAGATTTGATTTCTGTTTTAAATTCTTCCATATCTGATTTTATATCAGATTTAAATGATTCCATTTCTGATTTGATTTCTGATTTAAATTCTTCCATTTCAGATTTTATTTCTGATTTAAATGATTCCATTTCTGATTTAATCTCAGA
This genomic window contains:
- a CDS encoding DUF1275 family protein; translated protein: MRFIKERNFQSLTNCFYKNYLIILILAFVSGLLDFYMIKNYFIFVTTQTGNLVYFGLSLLNGQLYQDGFVYTFHNSYLYLLPFIVILISSFVFHFIDKKPYSIWFIYFMFALEIIYFVVWSIFANNIKLYIGNTNNINPVAILTIILVTIFISFHLTIFNQDKNVIYANVVSMGDIINASRSLHDFFVTKNKNQLLVFFKYMFIIILFVIAILFSYLLDRFLNFKTLYLIPLFILLNLIILWINHFKTTRYYIEL